The DNA segment AAAATGCCTGAGAGATATCAAAAAACCGCCGCCGCCCTGATACCCCCGCGGCAAAACAATCCAATTAATTAACCCGCTAACAGCTAAAATAGTAAACAGAATGAAACTGAACACATTGACCATCCAAAGTTTGAACGCTTTTCCACTGCCCATCGCTTTTGCTCCTCCCATTTTGTAATAAACCAATTTGGATCACATTTATTGCAGCAATCAGGGAGTTTTTTATAAAACCCGCTTCATTGGCTATGATTATCCATGGAGCGGTTTAACAGCGAAAACTCCCCGGCCCCTCATTTATAGTTTAATCAATAACGCAAATCAATCTTGTCCAAAAACGATTTTCAGATGGACACGAATTATATTACCTACACCTTTTCGGCAAGCTGCGAATGCCAGGATCACCCTGACTTGCCATGCCAGAGGTATTTTGGACACTAATGATTGCAAACATTGCTTGAAAAGCGTGTTCAAATTTCCTAATATCAAGGCATTCAATCGATCGATCCAATCGGAGGCCCATATATGGACACCTGGTCGCACAAGTTGGCCGGCAAGCATGTTCATGCTTTTGAAACGCTTGCTGCGAATCAGCAGGACTTTTTGATCGCACGGCTCAACAAAGACTTCCCGCTTTCGGTTTATGAGGAACACCGGCGCCGGCGGCGGCAGGCTGAGCGCAATCTGATCAATACCCGCCAGATGCTGGAAGGGGCATTGCAGGAGTTTCCCCATTGTATTGAAAGCACAAATGTCTTACCCAAACCGGACAGCCTGGCAGGCTGTAGTATTTTACTGACAGCCGGCGGTGAGGGCGAGCGTTTGCGCTTAAGCTTGCAGGCAAAAGGCTTCCCGGCGGCAGCGCTGGTCGATTTCACCAAGGCTGCTTTTCCTTTGCCGGGTTTCTTTGAAAATTTTGGTGCGCTGCAGATTAACCTGGCGCTGGTTGCCGATATCTGTGCGCGATTTAAAGTAGATATACCCGTTGTTGTAACTACGGGGCCAGAGGGCTCCACCACTGCCCGAGTAATTTCCGATACGATTGCACGGCATTCCGGCTTCGGAATCAA comes from the Candidatus Desulfatibia profunda genome and includes:
- a CDS encoding DUF4405 domain-containing protein; translated protein: MGGAKAMGSGKAFKLWMVNVFSFILFTILAVSGLINWIVLPRGYQGGGGFLISLRHFLRQVHEWTALLFIIVVLVHIFLHWSYITSNLKKYGVIT